The proteins below are encoded in one region of Mycobacterium shinjukuense:
- the mmaA2 gene encoding cyclopropane mycolic acid synthase MmaA2 — MANELTPHFADVQAHYDLSDDFFRLFLDPSQTYSCAYFEREDMTLEEAQIAKIDLALGKLGLQPGMTLLDVGCGWGATMRRAIEKYDVNVIGLTLSKNQAAHVQTLFDQLDSPRTTRVLLNGWEQFDEPVDRIVSIGAFEHFGHDRYADFFALAHKILPADGVLLLHTITGLTGPQVAERGLPMTFEMARFIKFIVTEIFPGGRLPSIEMVQEQSAKAGFTLTRRQSLQPHYAKTLDLWAAALQAHQEEAIRIQSEEVYQRYLKYLTGCAKMFRVGYIDVNQFTLAK, encoded by the coding sequence ATGGCCAACGAGCTGACGCCGCATTTCGCGGACGTGCAGGCGCACTACGACTTGTCCGACGACTTCTTCCGGCTGTTCCTGGATCCGAGCCAGACCTACAGTTGCGCCTACTTCGAACGCGAGGACATGACGTTGGAAGAGGCCCAGATCGCCAAGATCGACCTGGCGCTGGGCAAGCTGGGCCTGCAACCGGGCATGACGCTGCTCGACGTCGGCTGCGGCTGGGGCGCCACCATGCGCCGCGCGATCGAAAAATACGACGTCAACGTCATCGGCCTGACGTTGTCGAAGAACCAGGCCGCCCACGTCCAGACGCTGTTCGACCAGCTGGACAGTCCACGCACCACAAGGGTGCTGCTCAACGGCTGGGAACAATTCGACGAGCCGGTCGACCGGATCGTGTCGATCGGCGCGTTCGAGCATTTCGGCCACGACCGCTACGCCGACTTCTTCGCGCTGGCCCACAAGATCCTGCCGGCCGACGGCGTGCTGTTGCTGCACACCATCACCGGCTTGACGGGACCGCAGGTCGCCGAGCGCGGGCTGCCGATGACCTTCGAGATGGCCCGGTTCATCAAGTTCATCGTCACCGAGATCTTCCCGGGTGGCCGGCTGCCGTCGATCGAGATGGTGCAGGAGCAGTCCGCGAAGGCGGGTTTCACGCTGACCCGCCGCCAGTCGCTGCAGCCGCACTACGCCAAGACGCTCGACTTGTGGGCCGCGGCGCTGCAGGCGCACCAGGAGGAGGCCATCAGGATTCAATCCGAAGAGGTCTACCAGCGCTACCTGAAGTACCTGACCGGCTGCGCCAAGATGTTCCGGGTCGGCTACATCGACGTCAACCAATTCACCCTGGCCAAGTAA
- the mmaA4 gene encoding hydroxymycolate synthase MmaA4, whose product MADKPTTPTKTRTRSEDIQAHYDVSDDFFALFQDPTRTYSCAYFEPPELTLEEAQYAKIDLNLDKLDLKPGMTLLDIGCGWGTTMRRAVERFDVNVIGLTLSRNQHARCEQVLGSIDTDRSRRVLLQGWEDFAEPVDRIVSIEAFEHFGHENYDDFFKRCFNVMPEDGRMTVQSSVSYHPYEMAARGKKLTFETARFIKFIVTEIFPGGRLPSTEMMVEHGQKAGFVVPEPLSLRPHYIKTLRIWGDTLESNKDKAIEVTSEEVYNRYIKYLRGCEHYFTDEMLDCSLVTYLKPGAAA is encoded by the coding sequence ATGGCCGACAAGCCGACCACCCCGACGAAGACGCGGACGCGTTCCGAAGACATCCAGGCGCACTACGACGTGTCCGACGATTTCTTCGCCCTGTTCCAGGATCCGACCCGGACCTACAGTTGCGCCTACTTCGAGCCTCCCGAACTCACCCTCGAAGAGGCCCAGTACGCCAAGATCGACCTCAACCTGGACAAGCTGGACCTCAAGCCCGGTATGACGCTGCTGGACATCGGCTGCGGTTGGGGAACCACGATGAGGCGCGCGGTCGAGCGGTTCGACGTCAACGTCATAGGCCTGACCCTGTCCAGGAACCAGCACGCCCGCTGCGAGCAGGTGCTGGGCTCGATCGACACCGACCGCTCACGTCGGGTGTTGTTGCAGGGTTGGGAAGATTTCGCCGAGCCCGTCGACCGGATCGTGTCCATCGAAGCCTTCGAGCACTTCGGGCACGAGAACTACGACGACTTTTTCAAGCGGTGTTTTAATGTGATGCCCGAGGACGGCCGGATGACCGTTCAAAGCAGCGTCAGCTACCACCCCTACGAGATGGCCGCGCGCGGAAAAAAGCTGACGTTCGAGACCGCGCGCTTCATCAAGTTCATCGTCACCGAGATCTTCCCGGGCGGTCGGCTGCCGTCCACCGAGATGATGGTCGAACACGGCCAGAAGGCCGGTTTCGTTGTCCCCGAACCCCTTTCGCTGCGTCCGCACTACATCAAGACGCTGCGGATCTGGGGTGACACGCTGGAGTCCAACAAGGACAAGGCCATCGAAGTCACCTCCGAAGAGGTCTACAACCGCTACATCAAGTATTTGCGCGGCTGCGAACACTACTTCACCGACGAGATGCTCGACTGCAGCCTGGTGACCTACCTGAAACCGGGTGCCGCGGCCTAA